One genomic segment of Ipomoea triloba cultivar NCNSP0323 chromosome 9, ASM357664v1 includes these proteins:
- the LOC116029183 gene encoding LOW QUALITY PROTEIN: berberine bridge enzyme-like 18 (The sequence of the model RefSeq protein was modified relative to this genomic sequence to represent the inferred CDS: inserted 2 bases in 1 codon) — translation MSAQNSRFTGPGTPKPVVIITPLRESHVRAALICSRKYNIQLRTRSGGHDYEGLSFVSSLPFAILDFXKFRSIKVNVGEKSAWVQTGATLGELYYSIANKSDTLAFPAGICPTVGTGGHISGRGYGMLLRKYGLATDHVIDARIMDVNGRILDRKSMGEDLFWAGGGGASFGIILAWKLELVPVPEIVTVFNISKTLEQNLTNLLYKWQFFANKAERNLYLRVVLQNTNTTGERTVEGLKDFQNWASPNPT, via the exons ATGTCCGCCCAGAATTCCAGGTTCACCGGGCCCGGAACCCCCAAACCTGTAGTCATCATCACACCTTTACGGGAATCTCACGTCCGAGCTGCACTCATTTGCTCCCGAAAGTATAACATCCAGCTGAGGACCCGAAGCGGCGGCCACGATTACGAGGGCCTTTCCTTTGTTTCCAGCCTCCCCTTTGCCATTCTGGACTT CAAATTCCGGTCGATCAAGGTTAACGTTGGGGAGAAGTCGGCGTGGGTCCAAACCGGAGCCACGCTAGGTGAACTCTATTATAGCATTGCTAATAAGAGCGACACTTTAGCTTTTCCGGCGGGTATTTGTCCCACGGTGGGCACGGGTGGCCACATCAGCGGCCGCGGGTACGGGATGTTGTTGCGAAAATATGGGTTGGCGACGGACCACGTGATTGACGCTCGAATCATGGATGTTAATGGGAGAATCCTGGACCGGAAATCCATGGGGGAGGATCTCTTCTGGgctggcggcggcggcgctaGCTTCGGCATCATACTCGCCTGGAAACTGGAACTGGTTCCCGTGCCTGAAATCGTCACGGTATTCAACATTTCTAAAACCCTGGAACAAAACTTAACAAACCTATTGTATAAATGGCAGTTTTTCGCCAACAAGGCCGAAAGAAACCTCTACCTCAGAGTCGTCCTACAAAACACCAACACTACTGGGGAGAGAACAGTAGAGGGTTT AAAGGATTTCCAGAATTGGGCGTCACCAAATCCGACTTAA